CCCGGCCGGCAAATCCCTGGTCGACATGGGCGACCTGCGGGACGAGGTCGTTCTGGTAGCCCGAGAAGCTCGTGCTGTCGAAGAACGCGTCGGTCCGCAGATAGGCGAAGGGCGTGAATTTCTGGCCCCAGTCGTCGATGAAGCTGCGCCGCCACGACAGTTCCGCGGAGGCGCGCGTGTTGTTGCCGGCAAGCCCCTGGATGGCGCAGGTGCCGCGCTGGAACACCGTGCAGGTCTGGTAGAGCGGGAAGCTGACGCCGTTCACGCTCGGCGAGAACAGGTAGCTCGCGGTGCGCGGCAGACCCTGGTACTGGGTGGTCTCGCGGGTCAGGCTGGTGATGTTGGCCTGGAAGCGCACCTCGCCGCCGATCTCGGCCGGACCGTTGACGCGCTTGTCGTAGTCGATCACCGGTGCGACCACCGGCTGCTGCTTCTGCCAGTCGAAGCTCGACAGGCCCTTGAAGTAGTAGCCGCGCGCCTCGAACCACGAGCGGTCTCCCTGGCCGATCAGGAACGCCGTCGAGGTCGCCTCGCGGAAATAGTCCGTCGTGATGTTCTGATTGCGGATGCGGTAATTGTCGAGGAACCACTTGTCGGTGACGCCGACGAGATCCCAGCCTGTCCGCCAGCGCGGGTTGATGTAGAACCGGCCCTCGGATTCGATCGAGCCTCGGAAGTCGCGCTCTCCGGCGCCGAGCGGGCTCGGCAGGAAGGCTGAGGGCGTCGTCTGCGAGATCCCGGACAGGCGCAGGTTGTAGAAGCCGTTGTCGACCCGCTGGCGGAACTCGCCCTGCGCCAGCAGACCCTGCCGGCTGAGCACGGTCGGCGTGAGGGTCAGGTCGTAATCCGGCGCGAGGTCGACGAAGTAGGGCAGCGACACCCCGGTACCGAGGGCCGTGGTCGAGACGAAGCGCGGCGTCAGGAAGCCGGTCTTCCGCCGCACCGTGGGATCCGGCGCCTCGAAATACGGCAGATAGGCGACCGGGATCCCGGCGAGCTCCAGCGTGGACTCGTCGAAGTAGACCGTGTGGGTCTCGTTGTCGTGGATGATCTTCTTCGCCTTGATCTGCCAGAGCGGCGGCGTCTCGGGATTGTCCTTGCACGGCTCGCAGGCGGTGTAGCTGCCGGACTCGAAGCTCGTCTGCTCGCCGTTCAGCCGCTCCGCCCGTGGCGCGGAGAACCGGGTGCGCACCGTCTCGAACTTGCGCTGGACGGTCTGCTGACCGCGGAACGCGTCGACGAATCCGGTCTTGAAGTCGTCGGTGAGCTCCATCCGCTCACCGGTGACGACCCCGCCGTCGGCCTCGGTCAGCCGGACGTTGCCCTCGGCGAAGACCCGACCGGTGTTGCGGTCGTAACGAACCCGGTCGGCCTGGAGCGTCCGGGGGCCGTAATGCAGCTCGGCATTGCCGCGCGCCGTCACGGTGCTCTTGTCGTTGTCGTAGATCAGCTCATCGGCCTCGACGAGCAGCTTGTCGCCAGGCTTCCCGGTCTTGAGCGCGGGCAGAGTCTGGGCGTGCGCCGGCACGCCCGCCGCAAGCGGCGCGGCCAGCCCGAGCGCGGCCAGAAGGCCCGCTTTCCGCAGGATGTCGGCGACCTTACGCAACGCGCGTCCCAACCCCTGTGACGTTTGACGCCACGAACCTCAAACACCCGTCTCCCTGCCCGCGAAGGGTCGCGGCGGTCAGCCGTCTTCCTGGTACAGAAGCGTGAGCGTACCGAGAAGACTGCCTACCACGGCGGGGAACCAGGCCGCCACCGGTGCGGCGACGAGTCCGGACGCGCCCAGCCCCTCCATGACCTGTCGGATCACGTAGAGGACGAAGCCGGCCGCGACCCCACCGAGGACGAGTTTGCCGACACCACCAAAGCGGAAGAACCGTAAGGAAACGGTTGCAGCGACGAGGACCATGGCGACGAACAGGATCGGCCTTGCCCACAGGACATCGTACTGAAGGCGGTATCGGGTCGCGTCCAAACCCGCCCGTTCGGTGCGCGCGATCGTTGTGGGAAGTTGCCAGAAAGGCACAGATTCCGGGGGTGTGAAGCGTTGCCGGACCTGCCCGGGATCGAGATTCGAGGCGATCAGGTAGGTGTCGAACGACTCAGGCGGTGCGTCCGGTGTGAGGACCCGCACATCGGAGAGTTCCCAGTAGCCGTCGTGGAGCGTCGCCCGGGCTGCCACCAGCTGTTCGGCGAACTTCCCGGCCGCGTCGAAGGTGAAGACCGAGACGCCCGCGAGCGTCGTGGTGCCCTCGATGGCGGTCTCGGCCCGCAGGATCGCCTCGCCGTCGAGGCCGCGCTGGCGGATCCAGAGATCCTTGCCCGAGCCGGCCTTGGTGGCCTTGGCGAAGATCTTCGCCTCGATCTCCGTGGAGCGCTGCTTCAGCATCGCGGAGACCGGGTTGTAGACCCCGACCGCTATCGCCCCGAGGGCCAGCGCCACGAAGACGCCCGGCTGCAGGAACTGCCACGCGGAGATGCCGGCTGCCCGGGCGACCACCAGTTCCAGCTTGCGCGAGAGCTGAAGCAGCGCCGCCATGGAGCCGAACAGCACCGCGAAGGGCAGCACGCCCTCCGCCACCGCGGGCGTTCGGTAGAGGGAGAGTTGCGCCATCAGGCCCGTGGAGGCGCCCTCGGCCTCGCCGGCGCGTCGCAGCAGTTCCACGAAGTCGAGGGTGTAGACCAGCGCGAACACGGTGACGAAGACGCCGAGCACCGTGCGGGCGAACCGCGCGGCGAAGTACCGCCCGAGGGTGGGGCCGATCAGCATCATCGGATCAGGAGGCCGGCGCGAGGCGCGGGCCGCGGATCAGGTTCCGCACCGCGCGGGCGAACGCACCGTTGAACGCCCGCACCCGGGGTCCGTGGAAGATCAGAAGGCTGGACAGCCCGATCGCCAGGAGCGGCACGCCGTAGACGGCCGCCACCGCCCCGGGGCTGCGCGCGGCGGCGCTCACCGCCGCGAAGCCGCCGATGCGCAGGGCGACCACGGCGAGGATCGCACCGGCGACCGCGAGGCCGCGCCCCTGACGGGTCGTGCGCGCATCGCCCAAAGCCGCGAAGGCGATGAACACCAGGGCCAGCGGGTAGAGGCACGCCGAGAGCCGGTCGTGCAGTTCCGCCCGGAAGCGGCCCTTCTGGAGCTTGTAGTAACCCTCGGTCTGGTCGGGGAACAGGAGCTGCGCCGTGGAGCGCTCCCGCGGCTTGTAGATCGTGTCGGAATCCGGGGGCGCGAAGGCCGCGAGGTCGATCGTGTACCGCTCGAAGGTGAGGATCGAGGAGTCGCGGGACTCCTTCTGCTGCTGGTGGACGCTGCCGTTCTCAAGGATGAGGTAGCTCTGGCCCTCGACGTCGACGGCGTTGCCGCGCTCGGCGAGGTAGACCTTGGTCTTGCCGGCCTCCCGACGGTCCTGGATGAACAGGCCCTTGAGGGTGCCCCCCGGCCCGCGCTCGCGGAAGTGGAAGGTGATGCCGTTGTCGAGCTGGGTGAACTGCCCCTCCTTGACGACGTTCGCGATGAAATCGCCCCGCACCCGGGTGATCACGTCGCGCAGCTCCTGGAAGCTCGCCGGCATCACCACCACCACGAGGAAGCCCACGAGGAAGCTGACGATCAGCGCCAGCGTCAGGAACGGCCGCAGCAGCGCCCGCGGCGGCATCCCGGCCGCCGACATCACGATCAACTCGGAATCGCCGTTCAATTTGTTGAGCGCGTAGACGGTGCCGATGAACAGCGCCACGGGCGCGATCACCACCAGCAGCGTCGGCAGCGACAGGCCGGTCACGAACAGAAAGACCATGAGGGTCTGACCCTTGGCGGTCACGAGGTCGAGCTCGCGCAGGGCCTGGGTCAGCCAGATCGTGCCGGTGAGGCCGATCAGGCAGGCGAGGGTGGCGCCCAAGGCGATCCGAAAGATGTAGCGCTCGATCTGCCTCATCGGCTCCGGCAGTCCCGCTCGTCCTCTCGCGCCCTCGAAGCGGCAGGGACCCGACAAAAGGGGCGATTCCAGGGCTGCTGCGCCGCGTTGCGTTCTCCGCCTCAGCGGCTACACAGGGCGGATGGCCCACGCGGCGTCGCGCGGGCGCGGTGAACGGCTCCGGAACACGGGCAGGGCGACGGGTATGGCGGACGGCATCGAGATCGGTTTCGGTCCCCTGGGGCAGAGCGGGCAGGGCCCGGGCGGATCGGGCGACCTCGTCGTCTTCGTCGGTGACGATCTCGCCCTGGGTTCGGCGGCCCGCGACGCGCTCGGCGCTTCTGGAGCTGATCTGGTCGCCCGCGCCGCGGCCTCCGAGAAGTTCAAGGGCCGGTCCCTCACCGCCCTGAGCCTGCCGGCGCCCGCGGGCGTGAGCGCCGACCGCCTCGTCGTGGTCGGCCTGGGCTCCGACAAGGACCGCGCCAAGATCGACTGGCCTGTGCTCGGTGGCTTCACCGCCAGCAAGGTCTCGGGGCGCTCGGCCCGGGTCGTCCTCGAATGGCCCGGCATGACCGTGACGGCGGCGCAGGCCGGCGAGTTCGCCCTCGGCGCACGTCTGCGCACCTACACGTTCGACCGTTACAAGACGAAGAAGAAGCCCGACGCCGACGAGAAGGCCGGCACCGCGCTGACCCTTCTCCTCGCCGATCACGGGACCGCGTCGCACGAGGGTGAGGGCGCCCGGACGCTGGCCGACAGCGTGATCCTGGCACGCGACCTCGTCAACGAGCCGCCGAACGTCCTCTTCCCGGAGGAATTCGCCCGGCGCGCCTCCGAACTCGCCAAGCTCGGCGTCGAGATCGAGGTGCTGGAGCCGGGGCGGATGCGCGAGCTCGGCATGGGGGCGCTGCTCGCCGTGGCACAGGGCTCCGTCCGCGAGCCGCGGCTGGTCATCATGCGCTGGAACGGCGGCCCCGCCGGCGAGGCGCCGGTGGCGCTGATCGGCAAGGGCGTGATCTTCGATTCCGGCGGCATCTCCATCAAGCCGGGCGGCGGCATGGAGGACATGAAGGGCGACATGGGCGGCGCGGCCGCCGTGGTCGGGGCGCTTCACGCCCTCGCGTCCCGCAAGGCGCGCTGCAACGTGGTCGGCGCCATCGGGATCGTCGAGAACATGCCGGACGGCGGCTCCTACCGCCCGTCCGACATCGTGACCTCGATGTCGGGCCAGACCATCGAGGTGATCAACACCGACGCCGAAGGCCGCCTCGTGCTGGCCGACGTGATCACCCACATCGTCCGCAGCGCCAAGCCCAAGGCGATCGTCGACCTCGCGACGCTCACGGGCGCCATCATCGTGGCGCTGGGCCAGGACATCGCCGGGATGTTCTCCAACGACGACGCGCTGGCCTCCAACATCAACGCGGCGGGCGAGGCGACGGGCGAGAAGGTCTGGCGGATGCCGCTGATCCCTGCCTACGACAAGGCGATCGACTCCAAGTTCGCCGACATGAAAAACACCGGCGGCCGGCACGGCGGCGCCGCGACGGCGGCCTCGTTCATCAAGCGCTACGTCGAGGACGTGCCGTGGGCCCATCTCGACATCGCCGGCGTGGCGATGTCGTCCAATTCCAGCGAGATCAACCGGAGCTGGGGGGCGGGCTGGGGCGTGCGGCTCCTCGACCGGCTGGTGCGCGATCACTACGAGGCGCGGTAGGCCGGGCACGGGCCGGCCGGCCATGTCCGCCACGGGTTGCCGCCGCGCTGACCGGGCGGCCTCCGCATCGCGCGGCCTGCAAGCGTGTCGGGGGTCGGCATGACGGCCGGATCGCGGCCCGCGGCGCGCGGGCCGCTTCGGACAGGGTCCGCCGGAACCGAACGCTGGAGGCCAAGCCTCGGCGCGGCGGCCCCGATCCTGGCCATGCTGATCGCCCTCGCCGCGGTCGCCGCCACGGGCCTCAGCCAGCGCACGGCGGTGCCGGAGCACGTCGAGCCCTGGATCTTCGGCTACTTCGTCGCGCGCTACCCGCTCTTCGCCTTCTCCCTCGTGTATGGCGTGGCGCATCTCGTCCGAATTGCCTTTGGACCGGGGCCGGCCTCGATGGCGCGCCGGGTGCTGTTCGGGACTCTCGGTGCGGCGGTGCTTCTGGCGGCCGGCCTGTATCCGACCTTCGGCGGGCTGATCCTGCGCGCCGGCTTCGCGGCGGGCGGCATGGCGTTCCTCACGCATCAGCCGCTCTGGCTTGCCTACGGCCTCGGTGCCGGCGTGGCCGCTGCCCTGTTCGGCGGCATCGTGGGTCTCTTCGCGATCGCCGCCAACCGGCCGCTTCGGCCGCACCTCAGACGCGTGGGCGCCGGCGCGCTGGCCTTCCTCGCCCTCTGGTTCGGCGCAATCCTGATCGGTCTGTCGGGATCGCTCGGGGTGGGTCCGTGGCCGCTCCGGGCGCTCAGGCCGGGGGAGGCAGCCCTCGCCGCGCTGGTGCTCATCATGGCGGCGCTGCCGCACACCGTCCTGGCGACAGCCCTCCGGCATCGACGCTCTCCCTGACACGCGTGCCTTGCAGGCCAGCGTCCGTTCCCTCAGAGTCGGCGTGTTCTGCGTTGAGGGACTCGGCCGCGTCAGAGCCGTGCCCGAGGGAGGCATCGCGATGCACGAGGCCAGCGTGGTCGAGCACGGCGCACAGGCGACCCCGTCCGATCGGATGACGGGTCCATCGACGGCAAACGCTGCCGGACGGCCCTGGGTGAGCGCCTACCCACCGGGCGTCCCGCCGGAGATCGACGTTGCGGGGCTCGGCACCCTGAACGACCTGTTCGAGACCAGCATGGCCGCCTTTGCGGACAGGCCGGCGATGCTGTGCTTCGGCTCGACGATGACCTACGCGACCCTGGGCCAGCAGGCCCGCGACCTCGCGGCCTGGCTGGCACGTCAGGGCTTGGCGAAGGGCGACCGCGTCGCGATCATGCTGCCGAACGTGCCGGCCTACCCGGTGGCGATCTTCGGCGTGCTGCTCGCCGGCGGGACGGTGGTGAACACCAACCCGCTCTACACCCCCCGCGAGCTGACTCAGCAGATCAACGATTCCGGGGCCCGGATCCTGATCGTTCTGGAGAACTTCGGAGCCACGGTCGCAGCGGCCCTCCCGGATGTGACCCTCGACCGGGTGCTCCTCGTCGGCCCCGGCGACGGGCTCGGCATCAAGGGACGCGTCATCACCCTGGCCAGCCGGCACGTGCGCAAGGCGGTTCCGCCGTTCCGGCTCCCGGAGCGTCTCGCGGTGCCGTTCGCCAGCGTCCTGCGCCGCGGCCGCGGCCTACCGCGCACGTCGGTCTCGGTGGGACCGGAAGACCTCGCCTTCCTGCAATATACGGGTGGGACAACCGGCATCGCCAAGGCCGCGATGCTCAGCCACCGCAACATCATGGCGAACGTCGAGCAGTCGCAGCTCTGGTTCGATTCGAAGGACCCGAGCGTCCTCCGCTGCGCCGTGACGGCCCTTCCGCTCTACCACATCTTCGCGCTGACAGCCTGCTTCTTCCAGTTCATGCGCAGCGGCGGATCCTGTCTGCTGATCCCGAACCCGCGCGACTGCGACGGCATGGTGAAAACGCTGAGCCGCACGCGGTTCACCTGCCTGATGGGCGTCAATACCCTGTTCAACGTGCTGCTCAACCACCCGAAAATCGGCACGGTGGACTTCGGGAACCTCGATTTCGTGGTCGGCGGCGGCACGGCCGTCCAGCGCGCGGTGGCCGAGCGGTGGAAGGCGCTCACCGGGAGCACGATCATCGAGGGCTACGGCCTGTCGGAAACGTCGCCGGTGGTCTGCGTCAACCCGCGGGGCATGCGCGATTTTTCCGGCACCATCGGGTTTCCGCTGCCGTCGACGGAGGTCTCGATCCGCGACGTGGCGGGGCAGCCGGTCCCGGTCGGCGAGCCGGGCGAGATCTGCGTGCGCGGCCCGCAGGTGATGGGCGGCTACTGGAACCGCCCCGAGGAGACCGCCCGCGCCATGACGGCGGACGGGTTCTTCCGCACCGGCGACGTCGCCGTGATGCTGCCGGACGGGCAGTTCCGGATCGTCGATCGGATGAAGGACATGATCCTCGTCTCCGGCTTCAACGTCTACCCGAACGAGGTGGAGGACGTCCTGGCCGCTCATCCGGCCGTGCTCGAATGCGCGGTCGTCGGTGCGCCGAGCGAGGAAACCGGCGAGATGGTCGTGGCCCACGTCGTCCTGAAGGACGCGTCGATCTCGGCGGATGTCCTGCGGACCCATGCCCGCACGCAGCTCACCGGCTACAAGGTGCCCCGCCGGGTCGTCCTGCACGACGCGCTGCCGAAGACCAACGTCGGCAAGGTGCTGCGACGCGTGTTGCGCGACGAAACGCCCGGCGCCTGACGCGCCGCAGGGCCGTCACGTAACCACCGGCCTCCGCTGACCGAAAGGTGAGGCTGCGGCGGTTGTCCCCGTGTCGGCCAACGCCGATCTGTGGGATGGCGACGCGGAGATCCCGAGGAGGCGGCGATGTTGATCAAGCGCAAGCGCGGATGGGAGATGGCCGAGCATCTCGCCACGCCGGAGGCCCTGTTCCTGAACCGCCGCGCCCTGATCGGGGGCGCCGCCGGGCTGGCGGCCGGCTCCTTGCTGGGCGGACGGACCGCGCTGGCTGCCGGTGAGCCGGGCCTCTATCCGGCTCCGCAGAACCCCGCCTACACTCTGGACCGTCCGGTCACGCCCGAACGGTTCAGCGCCGACTACAACAACTTCTACGAGTTTGGCACGTCGAAGACCGTCCTGCCCGCGGCGAACGCGCTGAAGACACAGCCCTGGACCCTGAAGATCGACGGCCTCGTGGAGAAGCCGTTCGAGATCGGCGTCGACGACCTGATCCGGAAGGTCGGCCTGGAGGAGCGGCTCTACCGCCATCGCTGCGTCGAGGCGTGGTCCATGGCGGTGCCGTGGACCGGCTTCCCGCTGGCCAAGCTCGTGGCGCTGGCG
The sequence above is drawn from the Methylobacterium mesophilicum SR1.6/6 genome and encodes:
- a CDS encoding LPS-assembly protein LptD, whose protein sequence is MRKVADILRKAGLLAALGLAAPLAAGVPAHAQTLPALKTGKPGDKLLVEADELIYDNDKSTVTARGNAELHYGPRTLQADRVRYDRNTGRVFAEGNVRLTEADGGVVTGERMELTDDFKTGFVDAFRGQQTVQRKFETVRTRFSAPRAERLNGEQTSFESGSYTACEPCKDNPETPPLWQIKAKKIIHDNETHTVYFDESTLELAGIPVAYLPYFEAPDPTVRRKTGFLTPRFVSTTALGTGVSLPYFVDLAPDYDLTLTPTVLSRQGLLAQGEFRQRVDNGFYNLRLSGISQTTPSAFLPSPLGAGERDFRGSIESEGRFYINPRWRTGWDLVGVTDKWFLDNYRIRNQNITTDYFREATSTAFLIGQGDRSWFEARGYYFKGLSSFDWQKQQPVVAPVIDYDKRVNGPAEIGGEVRFQANITSLTRETTQYQGLPRTASYLFSPSVNGVSFPLYQTCTVFQRGTCAIQGLAGNNTRASAELSWRRSFIDDWGQKFTPFAYLRTDAFFDSTSFSGYQNDLVPQVAHVDQGFAGRVMPAIGLDYRYPFVANFGALGVHTLEPIGQVIARPSETRIGRLPNEDAQSLVFDDTSLFEWDKFSGYDRVEGGVRTNLGGQYSVVTPSGWYANVLFGESIQLAGVNSFRRGDIANVGLDSGLETQRSDFVGRFQVSPNQNITFISRARFNQADFHVARFETGATARFAPFAPLTLSAFYSYYEAQPLLGYSHYREGITASATYNITPNWFISGSLLVDLTHYLDVRNTYQDALTSYLANPVGTVPIYQNPGRFYLSGASFGGGYQDECTTVSLNYINSPIATATGVRERNQTVLLRVELKTLGEADLRQNVGTAITADGIASVR
- the lptG gene encoding LPS export ABC transporter permease LptG; the protein is MLIGPTLGRYFAARFARTVLGVFVTVFALVYTLDFVELLRRAGEAEGASTGLMAQLSLYRTPAVAEGVLPFAVLFGSMAALLQLSRKLELVVARAAGISAWQFLQPGVFVALALGAIAVGVYNPVSAMLKQRSTEIEAKIFAKATKAGSGKDLWIRQRGLDGEAILRAETAIEGTTTLAGVSVFTFDAAGKFAEQLVAARATLHDGYWELSDVRVLTPDAPPESFDTYLIASNLDPGQVRQRFTPPESVPFWQLPTTIARTERAGLDATRYRLQYDVLWARPILFVAMVLVAATVSLRFFRFGGVGKLVLGGVAAGFVLYVIRQVMEGLGASGLVAAPVAAWFPAVVGSLLGTLTLLYQEDG
- the lptF gene encoding LPS export ABC transporter permease LptF gives rise to the protein MRQIERYIFRIALGATLACLIGLTGTIWLTQALRELDLVTAKGQTLMVFLFVTGLSLPTLLVVIAPVALFIGTVYALNKLNGDSELIVMSAAGMPPRALLRPFLTLALIVSFLVGFLVVVVMPASFQELRDVITRVRGDFIANVVKEGQFTQLDNGITFHFRERGPGGTLKGLFIQDRREAGKTKVYLAERGNAVDVEGQSYLILENGSVHQQQKESRDSSILTFERYTIDLAAFAPPDSDTIYKPRERSTAQLLFPDQTEGYYKLQKGRFRAELHDRLSACLYPLALVFIAFAALGDARTTRQGRGLAVAGAILAVVALRIGGFAAVSAAARSPGAVAAVYGVPLLAIGLSSLLIFHGPRVRAFNGAFARAVRNLIRGPRLAPAS
- a CDS encoding leucyl aminopeptidase; protein product: MADGIEIGFGPLGQSGQGPGGSGDLVVFVGDDLALGSAARDALGASGADLVARAAASEKFKGRSLTALSLPAPAGVSADRLVVVGLGSDKDRAKIDWPVLGGFTASKVSGRSARVVLEWPGMTVTAAQAGEFALGARLRTYTFDRYKTKKKPDADEKAGTALTLLLADHGTASHEGEGARTLADSVILARDLVNEPPNVLFPEEFARRASELAKLGVEIEVLEPGRMRELGMGALLAVAQGSVREPRLVIMRWNGGPAGEAPVALIGKGVIFDSGGISIKPGGGMEDMKGDMGGAAAVVGALHALASRKARCNVVGAIGIVENMPDGGSYRPSDIVTSMSGQTIEVINTDAEGRLVLADVITHIVRSAKPKAIVDLATLTGAIIVALGQDIAGMFSNDDALASNINAAGEATGEKVWRMPLIPAYDKAIDSKFADMKNTGGRHGGAATAASFIKRYVEDVPWAHLDIAGVAMSSNSSEINRSWGAGWGVRLLDRLVRDHYEAR
- a CDS encoding long-chain-fatty-acid--CoA ligase, whose amino-acid sequence is MHEASVVEHGAQATPSDRMTGPSTANAAGRPWVSAYPPGVPPEIDVAGLGTLNDLFETSMAAFADRPAMLCFGSTMTYATLGQQARDLAAWLARQGLAKGDRVAIMLPNVPAYPVAIFGVLLAGGTVVNTNPLYTPRELTQQINDSGARILIVLENFGATVAAALPDVTLDRVLLVGPGDGLGIKGRVITLASRHVRKAVPPFRLPERLAVPFASVLRRGRGLPRTSVSVGPEDLAFLQYTGGTTGIAKAAMLSHRNIMANVEQSQLWFDSKDPSVLRCAVTALPLYHIFALTACFFQFMRSGGSCLLIPNPRDCDGMVKTLSRTRFTCLMGVNTLFNVLLNHPKIGTVDFGNLDFVVGGGTAVQRAVAERWKALTGSTIIEGYGLSETSPVVCVNPRGMRDFSGTIGFPLPSTEVSIRDVAGQPVPVGEPGEICVRGPQVMGGYWNRPEETARAMTADGFFRTGDVAVMLPDGQFRIVDRMKDMILVSGFNVYPNEVEDVLAAHPAVLECAVVGAPSEETGEMVVAHVVLKDASISADVLRTHARTQLTGYKVPRRVVLHDALPKTNVGKVLRRVLRDETPGA
- the msrP gene encoding protein-methionine-sulfoxide reductase catalytic subunit MsrP codes for the protein MLIKRKRGWEMAEHLATPEALFLNRRALIGGAAGLAAGSLLGGRTALAAGEPGLYPAPQNPAYTLDRPVTPERFSADYNNFYEFGTSKTVLPAANALKTQPWTLKIDGLVEKPFEIGVDDLIRKVGLEERLYRHRCVEAWSMAVPWTGFPLAKLVALAKPASGAKYIRFETFMDKAMAPGQRAFFYPWPYTEGLTLAEAGNDLAFVVTGVYGKPLPNQFGAPIRIAVPWKYGFKSAKSIVKLSFTADRPKTFWEGLQASEYGFWANVNPAVPHPRWSQATERVLGTDQRVPTLIYNGYGEQVAGLYKGLEGERLFV